One genomic region from Rhizomicrobium palustre encodes:
- a CDS encoding spermidine synthase, giving the protein MPKKQNLAPAADHGMVIEYHNATGSVSFWEKSDNHSVADKHGVSTVDYIHAMYDFLRQSQAKHVLMIGCGGGTLATMLHRAGVKVTIADIDARNYEIARTYFHMPDEVECHVADGAAFLKKETRKFDAVVLDAYADNDIPRHFKKVAFFNLMKSRMKARGAIVLANLIVSSATDKSPDRIAKLMGRTWKNVRLLDSITYETRNAIAVAGAVKDLAKPKLTMRPSRGAKSLAREIAEFDFRPLRV; this is encoded by the coding sequence ATGCCCAAGAAGCAAAACCTAGCCCCCGCCGCCGACCATGGAATGGTCATCGAATACCACAACGCGACGGGGAGCGTTTCCTTCTGGGAGAAGAGCGACAACCACAGTGTCGCCGATAAGCATGGCGTCTCCACGGTCGACTACATCCACGCGATGTATGACTTTTTGCGCCAATCCCAAGCCAAACATGTGCTGATGATCGGCTGCGGCGGCGGCACACTCGCCACCATGCTGCATCGGGCAGGCGTGAAGGTGACCATCGCCGATATCGACGCGCGCAATTACGAGATCGCCCGCACCTATTTCCATATGCCCGACGAGGTGGAATGCCATGTCGCCGATGGCGCCGCCTTCCTGAAAAAGGAAACGCGCAAATTCGATGCCGTGGTGCTGGATGCCTATGCCGATAACGACATCCCACGCCATTTCAAGAAGGTCGCCTTCTTCAATTTGATGAAATCGCGGATGAAGGCGCGCGGGGCGATTGTTCTGGCCAATCTCATCGTGTCGAGCGCCACCGATAAAAGCCCGGATCGCATCGCGAAATTGATGGGGCGGACCTGGAAAAACGTCCGCCTGCTGGATTCCATCACTTACGAAACCCGCAATGCGATTGCCGTGGCGGGCGCGGTGAAGGATCTGGCCAAGCCCAAGCTGACCATGCGGCCAAGCCGCGGGGCCAAGTCCCTGGCGCGCGAGATCGCGGAATTTGATTTCCGCCCCTTGCGGGTCTGA
- a CDS encoding DMT family transporter: protein MAGHSMGRLEWALFLALSVFWGASFFFYKVLVTTFGPFTIVLGRMGIAALVLNLILAARGERLPPPKEWGAYFLMALLSNVIPFSLFAFGEQTISSSLASIINAMTPIFTVIVAHFWTHNEKLAWNKALGVGFGFAGVAILMGPSALHGDNNLIGELACLGSTISYGFGGVYGKRFAGRPLLTVVTAQMTAATLLVAPLSLAIEHPWTLSMPGLPAWAALGGIALISTVLAYLIFFHILAKAGATYISLVTFLIPVSGLFLGAVLLNERIGASDICGMAVISLGLAAIDGRPLSWLKQRAGLRSLG from the coding sequence ATGGCCGGTCATAGTATGGGACGTCTGGAATGGGCGCTGTTTCTGGCGCTTTCCGTGTTCTGGGGCGCCTCGTTCTTTTTCTACAAGGTGCTGGTGACGACATTCGGCCCCTTCACCATCGTGCTCGGCCGCATGGGCATTGCCGCGCTGGTGCTGAACCTGATCTTGGCCGCGCGGGGCGAAAGGCTGCCGCCGCCAAAGGAGTGGGGCGCCTATTTCCTGATGGCGCTCCTCTCCAATGTGATCCCCTTCAGCCTGTTTGCCTTTGGTGAGCAGACGATTTCTTCCAGCCTCGCCTCGATCATCAATGCCATGACGCCGATCTTCACGGTGATCGTCGCCCATTTCTGGACCCATAACGAGAAACTCGCCTGGAATAAGGCTTTGGGCGTGGGCTTCGGTTTCGCAGGCGTCGCCATTTTGATGGGGCCGAGCGCCCTGCACGGCGACAACAATCTTATCGGCGAACTCGCCTGCCTGGGATCGACGATCTCCTATGGCTTTGGCGGCGTCTATGGCAAACGCTTTGCGGGACGCCCGCTGTTGACGGTCGTTACCGCACAGATGACGGCGGCGACGCTGCTGGTGGCACCGCTCTCTCTCGCCATCGAGCATCCCTGGACGCTTTCCATGCCGGGCCTGCCCGCCTGGGCGGCGCTTGGCGGCATCGCGCTGATCTCGACGGTGCTGGCCTATCTCATCTTCTTCCACATCCTCGCCAAGGCAGGCGCAACCTATATTTCGCTTGTCACCTTCCTGATCCCGGTGAGCGGGTTGTTTCTGGGCGCGGTTCTTCTCAATGAGCGCATCGGCGCTTCGGATATCTGCGGCATGGCGGTGATCTCGCTCGGCCTCGCCGCCATCGACGGGCGCCCCCTGAGCTGGCTTAAACAGCGAGCAGGCCTGCGCTCCTTGGGGTGA
- a CDS encoding ribbon-helix-helix domain-containing protein — protein sequence MLKKRSFSLSGHRTSIALEPEFWTVLEKAAEARSLSLSALVIEIDSKRAMRPLASALRIYALAAAGAPG from the coding sequence ATGCTGAAAAAGCGCTCTTTTTCCCTCTCCGGCCATCGCACCTCGATCGCGCTGGAACCCGAATTCTGGACAGTGCTTGAAAAGGCTGCCGAGGCGCGAAGCCTGAGCCTTTCAGCGCTGGTGATCGAGATCGACTCCAAACGAGCTATGCGTCCACTGGCGAGCGCGCTGCGCATTTATGCGCTAGCTGCGGCAGGCGCGCCCGGTTAG
- a CDS encoding glutathione S-transferase family protein, with protein MLTLFHKPKTRSNSIMWLLEELGVPYETKEVTIRSMDGSGAIDPANPHPHGKVPALEHDGNRVFETGAIALYLTDLFPEKKLGPVPGEALRGEYLSWLFYRSGVLEPALMMRRLGVKHMQGAMGWAEASEVETVLNETLALRPYILGDSFSAADIVTGGGIVYLLRFKMLAETPVLTEYAQRLTSRPAFIKVMGDHT; from the coding sequence ATGCTGACGCTGTTTCATAAACCGAAAACCCGTTCCAACAGCATCATGTGGCTCTTGGAGGAACTCGGCGTTCCTTACGAAACCAAGGAAGTAACCATTCGCAGTATGGATGGATCGGGCGCGATCGATCCGGCTAATCCCCACCCCCATGGCAAGGTCCCGGCCCTGGAACATGACGGCAATCGCGTGTTTGAGACCGGCGCCATTGCGCTGTATCTCACCGACCTGTTTCCCGAAAAAAAGCTCGGGCCCGTGCCCGGCGAGGCACTGCGCGGCGAATATCTGTCCTGGCTGTTTTATCGCTCGGGCGTGCTCGAGCCCGCGCTGATGATGCGCCGTTTGGGCGTGAAGCATATGCAAGGCGCCATGGGCTGGGCGGAAGCGAGCGAAGTCGAAACCGTTCTGAACGAAACCCTCGCCCTGCGCCCCTATATTCTCGGCGACAGCTTTTCGGCGGCGGATATCGTGACGGGCGGCGGCATCGTCTATTTGCTGCGCTTCAAGATGCTGGCCGAAACGCCGGTGCTGACCGAATATGCGCAGCGCCTCACCTCGCGCCCGGCCTTCATCAAGGTGATGGGCGACCATACATGA
- a CDS encoding DUF4169 family protein, which yields MSNIVNLRQARKQKARAEKEVVADANRLKHGIAKSAHKKAKAVAEQEKKRVDAHKLDGE from the coding sequence ATGAGCAACATCGTCAATCTGCGCCAGGCGCGCAAACAAAAGGCCCGTGCCGAGAAAGAGGTGGTCGCAGATGCCAACCGCCTCAAGCACGGCATCGCCAAATCCGCGCATAAAAAAGCCAAAGCCGTCGCCGAGCAGGAAAAGAAGCGCGTCGATGCCCATAAACTTGACGGGGAATAA
- a CDS encoding ATP-dependent helicase, with the protein MTGHYEDPLDSAFGEDHEPAPVVQRDPPYLQGLNKEQREAVEATDGPVLVLAGAGTGKTRVLTTRLAHILSSRKAWPSQLLCVTFTNKAAREMKERIGALIGGVVEGMQWLGTFHSIGARMLRHHAELVGRKSNFTIIDTDDQLRLMKQLLEAENIDEKRWPARTLASMIDGWKNRGLKPADVPDGEAHGFANGKGKKLYHLYQERLKALNACDFGDLLLDVLSILREHPDVLADYRERFRYILVDEYQDTNTVQYLWLKLLAGGGTGARGNVCVVGDDDQSIYGWRGAEVENILRFERDFPGAKVIRLERNYRSTPAILAAASGLIAANKGRLGKTLWTEGDTGEKLQVKGVWDAEEEARNVASEIENLRRKGHPYSQMAILVRASFQMREFEDRFVSLGLPYKVIGGPRFYERAEIRDAMAYLRLVAQGDDDLAFERIVNKPKRGIGDASVQVLHQFARMRQMPLLAAAREIVETDELPPKAKKALTELTQSFYRWTEVSRQIPHTELAEMILDESGYTDMLKADKSAEAPGRLDNLKELVRSMDGFESLAAFLEHIALVMDVEQNDSEDRINLMTLHAAKGLEFDTVFLPGWEEGLFPSQRTMDENGLAGLEEERRLAYVGITRAKKRAFLSFAANRRVHGSWQSALPSRFISELPEEHVETAVDEGFYGGNAGFRDNLSGFASTYDSPGWKRAQANKAQGYTRAKPPLIEAQAWSVSTSDPTASLYQRGDRVFHQKFGYGRVKAVEGNKLTVDFDKAGEKKVIDQFVSRG; encoded by the coding sequence ATGACCGGACATTATGAAGACCCGCTCGACTCCGCGTTTGGAGAGGATCACGAACCCGCGCCCGTAGTGCAGCGCGATCCGCCCTATTTGCAGGGTCTCAACAAGGAACAGCGCGAAGCGGTGGAAGCCACCGACGGCCCTGTGCTGGTACTAGCTGGCGCAGGCACCGGCAAAACGCGCGTGCTCACCACCCGCCTCGCCCATATCCTCTCCAGCCGCAAAGCCTGGCCGAGTCAGCTTCTCTGCGTCACCTTCACCAACAAGGCCGCGCGCGAGATGAAAGAGCGCATCGGCGCACTGATCGGCGGCGTGGTGGAAGGCATGCAATGGCTGGGCACCTTCCACTCCATCGGGGCGCGCATGCTGCGCCACCATGCCGAGCTGGTGGGGCGCAAATCCAATTTCACCATCATCGATACCGACGACCAGCTGCGCCTGATGAAGCAGCTGCTTGAGGCCGAGAATATCGACGAGAAGCGCTGGCCTGCCCGCACGCTGGCCTCCATGATCGATGGCTGGAAGAACCGTGGGCTTAAGCCCGCCGATGTGCCCGATGGCGAGGCGCATGGTTTCGCCAATGGCAAAGGCAAGAAGCTTTACCACCTCTATCAGGAACGGCTGAAGGCGCTGAACGCCTGCGATTTCGGTGATCTTCTGCTCGATGTCTTGAGCATCCTGCGCGAACATCCCGATGTGCTCGCCGATTATCGCGAGCGCTTCCGCTATATCCTGGTGGACGAGTATCAAGACACCAACACGGTGCAATATCTCTGGCTGAAGCTTTTGGCTGGTGGTGGCACGGGTGCACGCGGCAATGTCTGCGTGGTGGGTGACGACGATCAGTCCATTTACGGCTGGCGCGGCGCGGAGGTGGAAAACATCCTGCGTTTCGAACGCGATTTTCCCGGCGCCAAGGTGATCCGCCTGGAACGCAATTACCGCTCCACGCCCGCCATTCTTGCGGCGGCTTCCGGCCTTATCGCCGCCAACAAAGGCCGCCTGGGCAAGACCTTGTGGACCGAAGGCGATACCGGCGAAAAGCTGCAGGTCAAAGGCGTGTGGGACGCCGAGGAAGAAGCGCGCAATGTGGCAAGCGAGATCGAAAATCTGCGCCGCAAGGGCCACCCATATTCGCAGATGGCGATATTGGTGCGCGCCTCTTTCCAGATGCGCGAATTTGAAGATCGCTTCGTCTCACTGGGGCTTCCTTACAAAGTGATTGGCGGCCCGCGCTTTTATGAGCGCGCCGAAATTCGCGATGCCATGGCTTATTTGCGGCTTGTGGCGCAGGGCGATGACGATCTGGCGTTCGAGCGCATCGTCAATAAGCCCAAGCGCGGTATCGGCGATGCCAGCGTACAGGTGCTGCACCAGTTCGCCCGCATGCGGCAGATGCCGCTGCTGGCCGCGGCGCGCGAGATCGTGGAGACCGACGAGCTGCCGCCCAAAGCCAAGAAGGCGCTCACCGAGCTGACACAAAGCTTTTACCGCTGGACCGAAGTCTCGCGGCAGATTCCGCATACGGAGCTTGCCGAGATGATCCTGGATGAAAGCGGCTATACCGATATGCTAAAGGCCGATAAATCCGCCGAAGCGCCGGGGCGGCTCGATAACTTGAAAGAACTCGTACGCTCCATGGACGGGTTCGAGAGTCTGGCCGCCTTCCTCGAACACATCGCGCTGGTGATGGATGTCGAGCAGAACGACTCGGAAGATCGCATCAACCTGATGACGCTGCATGCCGCCAAGGGGCTGGAGTTCGACACGGTGTTTCTGCCGGGCTGGGAAGAAGGCTTGTTCCCCAGCCAGCGCACCATGGACGAAAACGGTCTTGCGGGATTGGAAGAAGAGCGCCGCCTCGCCTATGTCGGCATTACGCGGGCCAAGAAGCGCGCCTTTTTATCCTTTGCCGCCAATCGCCGGGTGCATGGCTCCTGGCAAAGCGCCCTGCCCAGCCGCTTCATCAGCGAACTGCCGGAAGAGCATGTCGAAACCGCGGTGGATGAAGGTTTTTACGGCGGCAATGCGGGCTTCCGCGATAATCTTTCGGGCTTCGCCTCCACCTATGACAGCCCCGGCTGGAAGCGTGCCCAAGCCAATAAGGCGCAAGGCTATACCCGCGCCAAACCGCCGCTGATCGAAGCCCAAGCCTGGAGCGTCTCAACCAGCGACCCCACCGCCTCGCTCTATCAACGCGGCGACCGCGTCTTCCACCAGAAATTCGGCTACGGCCGCGTCAAGGCCGTGGAAGGCAACAAGCTGACAGTCGATTTCGACAAGGCTGGCGAGAAGAAGGTGATTGATCAGTTTGTAAGTAGGGGGTGA
- a CDS encoding type II toxin-antitoxin system Phd/YefM family antitoxin: protein MWSVQDAKSRFSEMLDAAEHAPQFIIKQGRRAVVALAAEEYDRLKALEQRQNSSFKEQLLNMPKDDGAFERLPSSLREPKF from the coding sequence ATGTGGTCTGTTCAGGACGCCAAGAGCCGATTTAGCGAAATGCTCGATGCGGCAGAACACGCGCCGCAATTCATCATCAAGCAAGGCAGGCGCGCTGTGGTCGCGCTGGCGGCGGAAGAATACGACCGTCTGAAAGCATTGGAGCAGCGCCAGAATTCCAGCTTCAAAGAACAGCTTCTGAACATGCCCAAAGATGATGGCGCCTTTGAACGCCTCCCCTCATCCTTACGCGAACCGAAATTCTGA
- a CDS encoding 50S ribosomal protein L11 methyltransferase, with product MPTPPLWKASIVLNKKDAPDVVAALELIPPLPQAVLTEEDPFRDDGVVEALYDTPPDGDLIAKITGRQVHVQLLPDADWIRLSQQGLPPVRAGRFFVFGSHDAGQVPHGVIPMRIEAGMAFGTGHHETTALCLSVLSDLAKTRRYDNVLDLGTGTGLLAIGAAKLWKKTVLASDIDPIAVEVTRENAVANEEGPRVRALIADGPTHPTLFEKAPFDLILANILAGPLTHLAPQICAVLGKRGTLVLSGLLHWQENLVLSFYRPHGLTVKEIRRDGSWSALVLQKA from the coding sequence ATGCCCACGCCCCCGCTCTGGAAAGCCTCTATCGTCCTCAACAAGAAAGACGCCCCCGATGTGGTGGCGGCTTTGGAGTTGATCCCCCCGCTGCCCCAAGCGGTGCTGACCGAGGAGGACCCGTTCCGCGATGATGGCGTGGTGGAAGCGCTTTACGACACCCCGCCCGATGGCGATCTGATCGCCAAGATCACGGGCCGTCAGGTGCATGTGCAGCTTCTGCCCGACGCCGATTGGATCCGCCTTTCCCAGCAGGGCCTGCCGCCGGTGCGCGCCGGGCGCTTCTTCGTCTTCGGCTCCCATGATGCGGGCCAGGTGCCGCATGGCGTCATCCCCATGCGCATCGAAGCGGGCATGGCTTTTGGCACCGGCCATCACGAGACCACGGCGCTGTGCCTGTCGGTGCTTTCCGACCTCGCCAAGACGCGCCGCTATGACAATGTGCTGGACCTCGGCACCGGCACGGGGCTTCTCGCCATCGGCGCGGCGAAGCTTTGGAAGAAGACAGTGCTGGCCTCCGACATCGACCCCATCGCGGTGGAAGTGACGCGCGAAAACGCAGTCGCCAATGAGGAAGGCCCGCGCGTGCGCGCCTTGATCGCCGACGGCCCGACCCATCCGACGCTGTTCGAAAAAGCGCCCTTCGATCTCATCCTCGCCAATATCCTGGCAGGTCCCTTGACGCATCTGGCGCCACAGATTTGCGCCGTTCTTGGCAAGCGCGGCACGCTGGTGCTCTCCGGCCTCTTACATTGGCAAGAGAATCTGGTGCTCAGCTTCTATCGCCCGCATGGCCTGACGGTGAAGGAAATCCGCCGCGACGGGAGCTGGAGCGCGCTGGTGCTTCAGAAGGCTTAA
- a CDS encoding aminopeptidase P family protein, which produces MKKIYQSFDDLSDKSTCAPRLRLLREELAKRGVDGFIVPRADEHQGEYVPKKAERLAWLTAFTGSAGAAVVLADKAAVFVDGRYTLQVRQQTDTALFDPRDLVSEGVGGWLEANAPKGAKIAYDPWLHTPAQIDALKISVAHAGASLVALDSNPIDAVWDNQPAAPTARAIVQGIARSGEASETKRTRLAEEIKAKGADAFVVTLPDSICWLLNIRGADVPHTPFALSFAILNSDGATDLFIDEAKTTPELKQHLGNSVRLRAPGEFVGALKDYAGKTVALDPNWAASAISDTLSAAGATVKRLADPCQLAKACKNPIEIEGMRQAHIRDGAAMVKFLSWLAAEAPKGGLSEISATQQLEAIRSESELLTDLSFDSISAAGEHAALPHYRVTSASNLPLKLNEIYLIDSGGQYYDGTTDITRTIIVGSPSDEMKDRFTRVLKGHIALATAKFPEGTSGYALDSFARRPLWDAGLDYDHGTGHGVGSYLSVHEGPQNISKRPIVQPLKPGMILSNEPGYYKQGAYGIRIENLVVVQEAITDGDRKLLEFETITLAPIDLNLVDPLLLSAEETNWLNAYHERVRETLEPLVDGEARAWLAHATRMI; this is translated from the coding sequence ATGAAAAAGATCTACCAAAGCTTCGACGACCTTTCGGATAAATCCACCTGCGCGCCGCGCCTTCGCCTCTTGCGCGAAGAGCTTGCCAAACGCGGGGTGGATGGTTTCATCGTGCCGCGCGCCGATGAGCATCAGGGCGAATATGTGCCGAAGAAAGCCGAGCGGCTGGCCTGGTTGACGGCCTTCACGGGGTCCGCAGGCGCCGCGGTGGTGCTGGCCGATAAGGCGGCAGTCTTCGTCGACGGGCGCTACACCTTGCAGGTGCGCCAGCAGACCGACACGGCGTTGTTCGATCCGCGCGATTTGGTCAGCGAAGGTGTCGGCGGCTGGCTGGAAGCGAACGCGCCCAAGGGCGCCAAGATCGCCTATGATCCCTGGCTGCACACACCGGCGCAGATCGATGCCTTGAAGATTTCCGTGGCCCATGCAGGCGCGAGCCTGGTGGCGCTCGACAGCAACCCCATTGATGCAGTGTGGGACAATCAGCCCGCCGCGCCCACTGCCCGCGCCATTGTGCAGGGCATCGCGCGGTCCGGCGAGGCGTCGGAAACCAAGCGCACGCGGCTGGCCGAAGAGATCAAAGCCAAAGGCGCGGACGCCTTTGTGGTGACGCTGCCGGATTCGATCTGCTGGCTGCTTAACATCCGCGGCGCCGATGTTCCGCATACGCCCTTTGCCTTGAGCTTTGCCATTCTGAACAGCGATGGCGCCACCGATCTTTTCATCGATGAGGCCAAGACCACGCCGGAGCTGAAGCAGCACCTCGGCAATTCCGTGCGCCTGCGGGCGCCGGGCGAATTTGTCGGCGCGCTGAAAGACTATGCCGGAAAGACCGTGGCGCTGGACCCCAATTGGGCTGCTTCCGCCATCTCCGACACGCTGAGCGCTGCGGGCGCCACAGTGAAGCGGCTGGCCGATCCCTGCCAGCTCGCCAAGGCCTGCAAGAACCCGATCGAAATCGAAGGCATGCGCCAGGCCCATATCCGCGATGGCGCGGCGATGGTGAAGTTCCTCTCCTGGCTCGCCGCGGAAGCGCCCAAGGGCGGGCTCAGCGAAATCTCGGCGACGCAGCAGCTGGAGGCCATTCGCAGCGAGAGCGAGCTTCTGACCGATCTCTCTTTCGATTCCATTTCGGCCGCGGGTGAGCATGCCGCTCTGCCGCATTACCGCGTCACCAGCGCCTCCAACCTGCCCCTGAAGCTGAATGAGATCTATCTCATCGATTCCGGCGGGCAGTATTATGACGGCACCACCGACATCACCCGCACCATCATCGTGGGCTCGCCTTCGGACGAGATGAAGGACCGCTTCACCCGCGTGCTGAAAGGCCATATCGCGCTTGCCACTGCGAAATTCCCGGAAGGCACGAGCGGTTATGCGCTGGATTCCTTCGCGCGGCGGCCCTTATGGGATGCGGGGCTCGATTACGATCACGGCACCGGCCATGGCGTGGGCTCTTATCTTTCGGTGCATGAAGGCCCGCAGAACATTTCCAAGCGGCCGATCGTGCAGCCCTTGAAGCCGGGCATGATCCTTTCCAATGAGCCGGGCTATTACAAGCAGGGCGCCTACGGCATCCGCATCGAAAATCTTGTCGTGGTGCAGGAAGCGATTACCGATGGCGACCGCAAGCTTTTGGAATTTGAAACCATCACCCTGGCGCCGATTGATCTCAATCTGGTCGATCCCTTGCTTCTCAGCGCGGAAGAGACCAACTGGCTCAACGCCTATCATGAGCGCGTGCGCGAAACCTTGGAACCCTTGGTCGATGGTGAGGCGCGCGCCTGGCTCGCCCATGCCACACGGATGATCTGA
- a CDS encoding alpha/beta hydrolase, producing the protein MQKDLSAPRGTVHALWLESAVLKGNLLGDPFERRIDVYVPAGHDGRGLPLLVDMAGFTGSGLGHSNWKNFGENLPERLDRLIASGAMAPCVVAMPDCFTKLGGNQYINSSAMGRWEDFLIGEAVPFVEAEFACGGAGRRGCFGKSSGGYGALVHAMLHADFWAAAASHSGDVGFDLMFASDFANLLRALAKVDYSVQRWLEKFFAAQKVKGSDIHTLMILAMCATYDPAPEEYCGIRLPVTTDTCELIPERWANFLKWDPLTLVEKSAEALKSLKLFYIDCGDVDQYNLVYGARRLHKRLEALGVAHVYEEFPDDHSSTDYRMDISLPLLAKALG; encoded by the coding sequence ATGCAGAAGGACCTTTCAGCCCCGCGCGGCACGGTGCATGCACTCTGGCTTGAGAGTGCGGTGCTGAAAGGCAATCTTCTCGGCGATCCTTTCGAGCGGCGCATCGATGTCTATGTGCCTGCGGGTCATGACGGGCGCGGCCTGCCGCTGCTCGTCGATATGGCGGGCTTCACCGGCAGCGGGCTGGGCCATTCCAACTGGAAGAATTTCGGCGAGAATTTGCCGGAACGCCTCGACCGGCTGATCGCGTCGGGTGCGATGGCACCTTGCGTGGTGGCGATGCCCGATTGCTTCACCAAGCTCGGCGGCAATCAATATATCAACTCCTCCGCCATGGGCCGTTGGGAGGATTTCCTCATCGGCGAAGCCGTGCCTTTTGTGGAAGCTGAGTTCGCTTGCGGCGGGGCGGGACGGCGCGGCTGTTTCGGCAAATCCTCAGGCGGCTATGGCGCGCTGGTGCATGCCATGCTGCATGCTGATTTCTGGGCCGCAGCGGCGAGCCATTCCGGCGATGTCGGTTTCGATCTGATGTTCGCCAGCGACTTTGCCAATCTGTTGCGCGCGCTGGCGAAGGTTGATTACTCCGTGCAGCGCTGGCTGGAAAAATTCTTCGCCGCGCAAAAGGTGAAGGGCAGCGATATTCACACACTGATGATTTTGGCGATGTGCGCGACCTATGATCCGGCACCGGAGGAATATTGCGGCATCCGCCTGCCCGTCACCACCGACACCTGCGAGCTGATCCCCGAGCGCTGGGCGAATTTTCTCAAATGGGACCCGCTGACGCTGGTGGAAAAGAGTGCAGAGGCACTGAAAAGCTTAAAACTCTTCTATATCGATTGCGGCGATGTGGATCAGTACAATCTCGTCTATGGCGCGCGGCGGCTGCATAAGCGGCTCGAGGCGCTAGGCGTGGCGCATGTGTACGAGGAATTCCCCGACGATCATTCCTCCACCGACTACCGCATGGACATCAGCCTGCCGCTGCTGGCGAAAGCGCTGGGGTAG